A single window of Methylocella tundrae DNA harbors:
- a CDS encoding protein glxC translates to MTTQFSAKAVDLAATSVRELNAALHAIREGGNVARWQVLNPRGVHAVAAGVDADVTIEIDGDVGYYCAGMNKRATVIVNGSAGLGLGENMMSGLIYVKGDASQAAGATAHGGAIVIEGNASGRCGISMKGVDIIVKGSIGPMSAFMAQAGTLAVFGDAGDALGDSIYEAKLYVRGAVKSLGADCVEKPMDDMHRAELYATLERAGAAGEVDVGEFRRYGSARALYHFHVDNAGAY, encoded by the coding sequence ATGACCACTCAATTTTCAGCGAAAGCGGTCGACCTCGCCGCGACTTCGGTGCGTGAACTCAACGCCGCCCTTCACGCGATCAGGGAAGGCGGCAATGTCGCGCGCTGGCAGGTTCTCAATCCGCGCGGCGTGCACGCCGTGGCGGCCGGCGTCGACGCCGACGTGACGATCGAGATCGACGGCGACGTCGGCTATTACTGCGCCGGCATGAACAAGCGCGCGACGGTGATCGTCAACGGCAGCGCCGGGCTTGGCCTTGGCGAGAATATGATGTCGGGCCTCATCTATGTGAAGGGCGACGCCAGCCAGGCGGCGGGCGCGACGGCGCATGGCGGCGCCATCGTCATCGAGGGCAACGCTTCGGGGCGCTGCGGCATTTCGATGAAGGGGGTCGACATTATCGTCAAGGGCTCGATCGGGCCGATGTCCGCCTTCATGGCGCAGGCGGGGACGCTCGCCGTGTTTGGCGACGCCGGCGACGCGCTCGGCGATTCGATCTATGAGGCGAAGCTTTATGTGCGCGGCGCGGTGAAGAGCCTTGGCGCGGACTGCGTCGAAAAGCCGATGGACGACATGCATCGCGCCGAGCTCTACGCGACGCTGGAGCGGGCGGGCGCGGCGGGCGAAGTCGACGTCGGCGAGTTCAGGCGCTACGGCTCGGCGCGCGCGCTCTACCATTTCCATGTCGACAATGCGGGGGCCTATTGA